GAAAACCAAGTAGACGACGATGAAGATACTTGGAGCAGCCTCAGCCTCCCTGAACCTACATACAACAAAGACAACAGCTGATACAGTCAATGGTCATAGAGAgcgttggaggaggaggagatgcaaGACACCGAAGTGGGTGGCCCAGAAGCCAGCTTCAGGGCGGCTCGCACCTTCCTCAAACCATCCTTTTCTGCCATTTAAAACAGGGGAGGGAGGAGCAGTGTCATACCATCTGACCTCTGATTCCACAGCAATATCTCATTTGTTAATGACCTCTCCAACCAGAACAGTTCCATCACCAGATTCACAGCCCTACCAAACTCCTCACGATATATATCGCCCGGGCCAGAGGAGAAGGTGATCGGATCTCTCTCTGCACCCACCCGGAGCATCATCCAGAGGTGCTCTCCATCCTGTCTGGCTCGTACAACTCGAGCAGAGCAGCGGAGAACAGGAGGAGAAAGACTTGGATCTGCGAAGCTCAAGTCCCACCGTACAACAGGAGACCAGGAAGAGGggggagaggaagaggaaacCCAGATCAGAGGCCTTGCCATACTCTTCTTGGATCAACATGGGGTTCCCGGTGGGCTACTCGGAGCTGCTGCTGCCGAGATTTCTCCTCCACATAGCCTTAATCCTCGGCTACGTGCGGCGATTCATCTTCCGGGCCTTCGACGCCGTGGGCCTCGGCGACCTCCTCGACGCCGACGCCCCTTGGCCTGAGAACACCGGCCACCGCAATCTCGACCACgacgaccaccaccaccaccacggcaACCTCCAGCAGCCACGATTTCGGTCGGTGTCGGCGATGCTGATCCAGGAGGCGCTTCCGGTGGTGAGGTACGAGGAGCTGGCGGCGGCGGGGCAGCACGTGGGGGGCAGCTGCGTGGTCTGCCTCTATGACTTCGAGGCGTCGGAGGAGGTCCGGAGGCTGAGCAACTGCCGGCACGTGTTCCACCGCGGCTGCCTCGACCGGTGGCTGGAGCACGACCAGCGGACGTGCCCGCTCTGCCGCACGCCGCTCGTCCCGGAGGAGATGCAGGTCGCGATCGACGATCAAATGTGGGCAGCCGCCGCCGTCCCTGACTCGTACTACGAcgacttcttcttctctttcccgttTGCATCGGCCTCGCCGCCGAGCCCGACTCTGCTACTCGCCCACCAGCTCTTCTCTTCCTCGTAGGTGGAGAAGAGACTTGGATCGGCCAATTGTACATAGAGTAAGTAGTACACAGGAAGGTGAACGGCAGAAACAGAgcataagaaaaaagaaagaaagaggtagAAGTTTCCcgaggaaagaaaaggaaaaaataagtaaaaataacagaaaaaaaaagaaagaaaaagtatcGGAGCCACTGCTTCTTCCCCATGTGTAGTTTGGTAAGTGAATATAATTCGTATTGCAGAGTTGAAGAGTCGACTGCAAAcctttctcttcttccctttcggTTGTGAATTTTGAGGGTTAAGCTTCGGTATATGATAGAAAGATCGACGGAGACGAGCTCAAGCTTACCGGATAATGAGTGCGGCAATACCAGCTTGAAGAAGAAGATGGTCGTCGATGCATCATCCCCCTTCGCAGAGAAGAGAGCTAAAATATGTTTAGCTAGTTTCATGTAAAAATCCTTGTTCTTGTTAAGTTGGGTGCAAATTCTAACCGCTCTCAAATCAACTGCTGGGTAATAAATGTTTCTGTTTTTGCCGGTATAACTAACCTTCACGATTCTTGGAAGAGTCTTCAGAAACACACCAACACCAGCTTGTAGAAATCGTTGATGATGGGATCGAAATCAGTAAGTAATTATTTGGATTCCTGAATCATAGTAATTCTTTTCCCCCTGTGCCAGGTGAGGCGGAAAAGAGTAATGACAACTTTCTTGAAGTGGAGCAGCCCCAGCCCCAGCCCCAGCCCCAGGTGACTGAGAGCCAAGATTCCCGGAGGAGTCATGAAACTTTAATGGGCATGGTTGCAACTATTTATTTACTTTGCCACAGCCTCCCTGACATTTATTATAAAGGCTTTACTGCGACCAGATTCCAAACACCATTCCAAACAACCTACACCGGCCAGAAGCATCATATCAACTTATCCATCTGTAATATCTTCGCTCGCCCGATCCTTTGCAATCGCATCTTCACATCTTAGCTCTCTTAAGCTCCATCTCGATACTCATACGCAGAGAGATGCCAAAAGGACTTGAAATGTGCAAGGAAGAAGGTAGTGTGAAGCTACAGGCTTCATCTGTGGAAATTTTACCTCTTTCCGGTGCCCCAGGAGTACCGTGATAACCTACATGCAACTAGAAACAATTATAATCAGAAAAAGGTAGAACCACTTcaaacattttattgcataaacTTCAAGAATAAAGCATACGGCCAAACACAAACATGACTCTTTAAGGGTGTTACACTACACGAGGAACAATGGGAAATATTTATCCAATATTAGTTGTAATTATTAATCATGTCACACTGGAAAAGAAAAAtctagaaaaagaaaggaaaaacaaagacaaaTTATATCTCAGATTACGACAGCATGAAATGCTGACGAAAGGAAACACATAACACATACTCAAGAAGAAACAGAGCACAAGTCCAACACAACAAATTACGTACTTGCACAATTTATCATAATTTTCAAAATCTTGACTTGACTATGAAGGATAGACTTAGGAATTtactagaaaaaaaattaataattcaaaCATATAATACCTCAATGCTTCAATGTGATATTTGAACTAATACAGATGAGACAATTAAGCATGATCATACAATCACGAAATTTACTAGCATTATGCTTGGGTTTAGCAGCCATGTAATATCTTGGAAGTGATTAGTCCTGGCCTACGCTCGTTATGTCAGTGATGCAAAACAATCACATGTATAAAACCTTTTTCCCTTGTAATATCTTGAAAAGGAAGAAAGGAGTAGTAGAACCTCAGATCATGACCAAGGCAATGCCAGATTTCTGATAAACAGAGCAGGCTCAGACGATCTGTGATTGATTATGTTCGAAATGCACTTCAAGCATAACTGGTTGCATCACTGTGAGCCGGTCATTCATGATGCCTGGCACCAGGGCGACTGGGAGAATCAAACCATTGATCATCTCTGAACATCCGTTGGTTATGCCACAGAGATTCACTGCCTTCCAGATAATTTAGGAGCAACAGTACTACCTTCAGCTTTTGCATCTAGACCATCATGATCACTAGACCTGGAGATACTAGAGCAAATACAATAAATATACATGGATATGAAGATAGTAAGATTATTATATCCAGTTACTGAATAGACAAATCTGAAATTTGACCTATTTTTTCAAATATcatgactgaatatcatgatcatTACCTGCTTAATGTGAGATTAGAATATTTTGGCCTCTTGACTCGAGCTGATAAATCTCCCTTAGATGACAAGCCAGATCTTATCATGGTTTCATCAGCACAATACACATCTAAAGAATCAGCATCGTTCTCTTGTTTAACACTGCCAATCCCATGATCCAACAAGCTATCTCCTACAGCCTTCAAGCAACCGATCCCATCCCGATGATTTGATTCTGACACTTGCTAAAGGTTTGTTATCACCTTCACCATTAAACCAAATGTTTCTCATCACGTTATTTCTACCGGCACCACATATGCTTCATTTACACTTCTTTGTTGCCATTTAATGCCAAATAATTTGCATGATCCAGTATACCTATATCTCCAGAGGCTCTCTGTCCTTGTCCTTTATTTGGACTGTCTGATTCGGATAATCTGCCTAACCTTCCGAGCATTTGCCACATCAGCAACCAACAATTTCCTCTCTTTGCATACCATTTTCTTAATGGAAAAGGCAGCAAAAGCATGTAAACCAGAAACCGCTTCAAAGACATCATTTTCAAAGATATCATTTTCTTGGCTGCTAGACCCATATCTGCATTTTCAAATTCCTCCTTGTTAACTCCATCTTCTCCCAACAACATATAATACATACTGTAAATTCACCATCCTCGAATTGAGAATCATCCCCTGATGCATCATCTCCAGTTTTGTGGGTTGGCCAGTAccaacttgtggtgcatctgcATCATGGTTGTGATGGAAGTTTGCACTACTATCCATGTAGATTTTGCTAGTTGCCGAGTGTCCATGTCACCATCTATCAAAATGGCACCGGTTTTTGCCACAGCCATAAGAAATGGAGTAGAAATAGGGGTTCCGGAACCAACATAATTGTTGTTATCAACTTTCAACTGCAGAACTACAGGTACATCTATCAGGTTTTTCTGATACCTCATTAGCAATGACTGTGCCAGCCACATTTGCAAGCTTTCACCAAACTTTGAAGGACGTGCTGCATTCTCGTAAGTGAAACTGACAAATTTCGAGGTCTTCCAGCTTCTCATTGGGATTGTTATTTCCAACTACAAGATCAGTGGCCACTGCCACAGAGATCAGATTATTCCATGCATCCGTATCAGCATCAAGGTCCTAGTGACGCCAGGTAAGAGGAAGACCTGTTTTCATCAGAAACATTTTGCTGATATTATTAAGTGGAGTTTTTTTTCCATTCTGGGATCCATCAAATGTAATTTCATCTTCAGCATGCATAAACAAAGAAGTTTCCATTGGGACCTTACAATTTCCATAAGGACATTTGTTTCTAAGAAATTTTATCCATATCCAAGTCCCCTTTAATCATAGTGGCACCCACCATTTCACTATTTCAGGCAACAGTGGCAAATATCAAAATAccagagaaatctgcagcaaatcTTTTGTCATGAAGTTTGTCATGCTAAATGCTCCTGGTATGAAGCAGGCTGGCTGTGTCTGATAGATGATCAGCTGAATAAGACAGTGGAGATGATGGAAAATGAGCGAGTAGAAAACTCCTTTTCTTTATGGGAGTAACTTTAAGTGAGCCACTTAGATGTCCTCCAAGAATGCTTACACCACCCCTGTAGTCAGAACAGACATCTGTTGAAAATCCTATACAAAGAGTTCCAGTAGAAAGAGGTAATACAGAAGAGTACTAAAGTCTACAGAGGCAAAGCAGCTCAAATTAGAACCTATATCTTCTCAAGTCCTTTGAGAAATTTGATGATGCACTTCATTCTTACCCAGCAAATGAAGTTCAAATCATCTTACAGCAACTGCCCCCTCTCGGTGGCTGCTTTCTGATTCAAATTAGAACCTATATCTTCTCAAGTCCAACTTCACTTAGTTTTTTCATTACAACCACAAAATGTGCCACCATGACTCTTGCAAGACTCTGATCCTTGGTGGTTTTCAACTTTGATCTACGGCCTCCAGAAGTACACAGATGGATCTGCAAGGTAACATCCTCATTTAGACATGAATCATACTGAGAAGTAACTCCATACTATTCTTATATCAAGCTTATACATGTCGGAGGATTATAGAGAATAACAACCAGAACCATCATATCCTGAGAATCTAAACTATGTTAAAAAACATTAAATGATTTTTAAAAGAATATAACACCAACTAGCATGCTCAAATTGAGAAAACCAACCACTGACTCAGATTCCATATAGTTTTTAAAGCCCAAACACGAATGGATTGAATGATCAACTAGCAGGTTGGGAGCAACTGCAGATGATCTTTGAAAAGCAATAAATACATACATAATAAAATTGGATCTCAGGGCATTGCGTCATACAAATGGTACAATATTCCTAACAAAAAGGCAAATAATCTATGGCACAAGTGTGACGGACTAAGTTGGTTTTGCCTCTGTGCAACGACCACACACAATCTTTGTGTACAGGACTAAAGTGCCtacaaaagccaaccaaaatggggctCATAAGCTTTCTGTAAGCCAACTACATGctggcaaagcatgaataaaactgAAAGACACTGACACACAGAAACATTACATTGAACATCTTATGTGCAgacttgtccgtgacattctcccacaCTTGTTCCTTCAACattctcgtcgaagcctttgcggacgctgcatctcctcgcctttgctagatggacattctcccctacttgttccttcgatgtcctcgtcgaagctttTCCGAACATTGCATCTCCTTACTTTTGCTacatcttcaatcttctgcttcagCTGCAACGCACCTCCCTCAGCTTCCAACTGCTCTTTGCCattattgttgagtagtcaaactttgatccaCCAACACTGCTTCAACTCACTAATGACTTTAACTCCGGTGCGGACTCCGTCAAGTTGTGCTGATCTTCGCTGGATCCTATGGATCCCTCGGATGAAGGAAAAGGCCTTCTCTATTGTGCGTCATTCTCTCAAACGTCTCACGTCGCTTGAATAGAATGGATGccggttggagctttaacgagaatCGCCTCATCGATTCTTATTTTGCTTAGTCGTCACCTcaaagtaggttcacatcactttcgctttcgattgacattctgttacgAAATGAAAcgcacaatctactcttagtagaatcgatcaccattggtgaggatttgacaattgtTATCTATCACTGtgtctcttcgaagggtctttgaacaagtgtagagctcctctactggatgacTAAGAGAATTTAGATACTctatttcacccattctcttaagagttaagagttgagaaggctaaGGGTACTTGACTTCGCTCACCTCCTCGAGAGTTATACTTTATGTATCAAGCTTATTACTAGCCTTCACTTCTTCTTTGCTCATGCTTCTGAAGCTCctgaagtgtttacactccttacactgagttagctactgtgattcatctTCTCATTGTCATCGAACTTTTAGAATACAAGAAGTTTTGCCCGAAAAGGATACAATTTTACCCCGAGTGGAGCAAGTCTCTGTTCGTTTTGGTTGCCTCTGGCATTATACCGCCTTCTCTATCATTTTTGTCGCCTACTCCGCTAAGCAAAAATAGTATAGCACCATGTATTGCCAACTCCGTTCCTTGGAGGAGCACTCGCGCATCGACCCGAAGTCCCCcatttttggctatcttgatgagaagtcaATCGACACCAGTCTTATAAAGTTTCTTTCCTTTACCCTTCTGCCTTGTTTTGGTACTTGGATTTTGCATctgtattctccacctcctcggcccctttcccgACTATGTGCTCTCTTTCTATgacagcaagggatcgatgactccatGAAAATCTCATGGCCTCATGGCGCTTCCATACTCATGACCCTACTATCTATTGTCTCACATTTGCATCCCTTTCTTTGTGATCGATAGATCCACCTCTACGGTACTGTGACACTCCTCCAAGTCTATCTCCATTCTAACCGACGCttagttttgggtagctaagtccctctggacttgtcgtcgcttcttcGCCCCTTCCGAccacctgcttcaacacctctatactCTCCAAGCAGTTCACTTTGGTTGATGGAAACatagactacaactctcatgcatggcctccacCATCATATTGCAGGGCTCACATTGATTTTGCTCTCTTTTGCATCATTGGTAGCAATGTTTGCTCACTCAGCCTTATCCTATGACTTGCCAAGCTCCCtcgagcgaatatgagctctagagcggtCCAACTCTCCAATCTCTctgatcatacctttgtatgatcaagtgTCCTCCATGGGACTCACTGATACTTGCACTCGAAATTCCCCCTCAGTGATACACAATCCTCATATGCTAATgatcaaggctttcatctgatccGAAATTTGGTGCATGCACAAAAGACTCGCcattgcggtaccatggcattcactccttgaatctatagtcCTTGTTGTTATATTGCTCACTAaactggagctcccagtagcttccGATTATACCtccgcatgatcaagtccctcaagGGATTTCTTTGTGTTGTCGGATTACCTCGAACCATTCCACtatgatccgttgcaccatgtcgagtgacatctccattgtattctgatTTTTGTGtgatgaactcggattgtgatctCTCTATGTATGGCTTCCGCTAGCACATCGTAAGGCCCTCGCCACCtccgattgtgttcgctcctttgacaatcgatcTTCGTCCACCTGCTCTCGAGCCATACATGGACGAAGTGCAGTTCTGGGACAATCCGTCGCTTAGCAACtctcgaagtccactgacttcactgaAGTTGGTAcgtcattgtttggatcctaggcctttgCCCCTAACACAATTTCGTTGCATGCAACTTCCTTTACAATAACTCGTACTTCAATAGTGCCTGCCTCTACGTCATTTTATtctgtgccaaggccttctgtctTTAACTTTGCTTCCACAAGTTGAGTTGCCTTAATTCTTTCGTCAATTGCTtcatcgagataaggtgcatgcgtCTCGAAGCTCCTTTCGAGTTTGGCACCATATAATATGAGCCCGCTCCATTAGAATGAGGAACCCATTGAACGACATGATCCtgttcttgcctctacaagagttcatgtctttgacctttgtccaaggaagtaTTTGTGTCTTCACTTCATATTTCGTCTTTTATGTTGACTCCCTTTATATAGCTTGGGCACTTCACCAAGTTTCACCCAAGGTGCTCCACTCCTCAGTTTGTAATGAGATGAtgctggccctcacgcccaccattccatgggttagCCCTCCATTAAGTTTGATCTCCGCATCGGCTCTAAGTATGCCTTCGTTTGGTATTACCATGGGTTGCTCtctcacttgatctcgtaatgcgtcTACCAATGCATTACCTCATGCGCCCTTTCAACATGTGCGGTTCGTTGCACATGGATCTCCCTTTGGAGAACCAAAATTTATTCCTCTTGGATACTTATCTCGTTGGAGAAACTTTCCTCTTCACATCCTTCCTTCTAgaagtttcagagaccaccatatcCTTATACTACTCTGGCTTGTTGAACAAACTAAGCACTATTTCGCCACTGTGAACACAATTACGAGATTACGACTCTTTGTCAAAACAACCCTTATTGCACCctttaaggcctagcaacatgctgaacctaTTGCACATTTTAACCTCCTATGAACATATCCtcctcatgccgaagagaaagttttcatgctccatggcatcgagtttcgatcgccttaggATGCCCACGAGTAGTCTATTGTCtatatacaagcccttgcatgagtatcgaattatctaagttagcaattcccttcaCCTCAGCGAGCTTTGCCTAAACTCTTATGATCGCTAAACAACTCATCCATCCTTGCACAATCTCATCCTTTGCTAAGTGCCCTGACTTGCCTTGAGCATCGTTAAGTTTAGTTGTCAACgttgtagctcgaactcagctatCTCAATCTTTATGCGCTACACGTTCTTCCCAACTCGCTTGTCCTCGTCTCTTACATAAAGTGTTGGTTATTCCtctaaatatcaattttatataCTAGCTCCTCTGAGCAACTTGTTTCCCTCGTCTTTATGCCCGTTTACCTCAATCTGTTGCACATAATGGCTACCCTCAACGTAGCcctactaggtcccccacatttgcatgccaagtgtttctaagtgtgcttgtcccgctctaatatCATTTGTCACAAACTTACTAGTTTTGCATCTATGCGGCTACCACACACAACATGAGTGTACAAGATTGAAACGGCTACAAAATTAAACCAAAATAAGACTGTCAAGCCTAATACAAGCCCTCATGCAAAGCATGGGTAAAACTGTTACCCATGACACAAGGGCCATAGGGCTGATAACACTACTTGTAAATATCATTCTAAATAAATGTATGGGCACGTTCTGAACCTTTTATTTCAATTAAAAGGTAGTACAAATTGCTGGAGACAGATTAATAATGTTACCGACCTAAAATTTTCAAGTATTAACAGTATACAAAATCTAGCATAGCTCCTGTCATGACAGCTGGGGACAATGTCCACAAGAGAAAAAGTAGCAATGGCTCTCTCAATCCTTATTAAATAACCCATTCCTATTggattatgcataatgattagCCAGCTCTACAAATTTTCCTACCACAATTATGTCCTTATTTAATAAGACAATCACCTCTGCTACATTTATATTAAAGATTTCCAGATCGATAGAACCACAGTCTGCAACAAAAAGAACCTAACTGGAAGAATAAGATACAATTTCAGTCCCACATGATCAGAAATCCTGGGCAAGAAAAGGCTCTCTAGATAAGAAACAAACAGAACAAGAAAGAATGTAGCCTAACTTGGAAAGCAGAGGAACAATCTTGGAGAAACTATCCACTCGTAGAAGTGCTAAGAACCAAGTTTCTCGAAGCAAATTTTCAATACTAAAAAATCCAATGACATCTAAAAACCCCAGCAATATCCACTTCGAGAACAAGGAACAATGCCAATCTCCGCTGATCAAAGATGTAGCCTGCTCTTAGAGATGGACCAAACCTAAAGAAGGGAATGACGATGCAGACACCAGATTCAGGCTAAACATGTGATCTATCTAGGACCTGCTACATCCtaaagaagaagacgaaggcaTCAACAGAAGATCCGGGACCGAACCAAGATGAGGTCAAATTGCAGCAACAATGTCCCGTCACCTTCGTTCTCCAAGATCCAATCGATGCCCTGAACCGAGAACTTCTCATCAATTACTCCTCGCAGTGTGCATGAAGACTCGGTCCCTGCTTCCCAAATCCGTTACCGGCAAAGACCGATGATCGAGAGCCAAGAACGTCATCCACGACCATTCCCTTGTCCTGTCCTGTCCTGTCACCAAAGAGCCAAGACTCCGTTCCACCCAACGGCGATTTCCAGCACGGCAACACCCTACGTCCGTCGCGAAGATTGGACTCGCAAGACGACTTGAACAAAACCATAGACAAATCATGAGCTAGGTTTCGATACCTGGGCATCAAGGGTTGCGATGATCGGCCGCCTTCTTTTCGACGATCCCTTCCCTTCTCTCTCCTCCGCCGCGTACATTATTGTTGCCGGCTTGTTCTTGTGCTTGAGGCCAGACACCAGTTCCTAGTTTTTGCGGTAGTCCCCTTCCTCCTCCCGACCACCCCCGGTTATCAATACAATTACGATACCGCCCTAAGGGGTGGGTGTTCATTTGACCTAGTGATGTCTATCTGGGCTGACAGGTCCAGCTTCCATCTCCAATACGAAGACTGGTACTTGAGAAAGCATTGCTCCCATTGGGCCATGTGGGTACAATGCCGGTTCGAGCAGACTCGGTGGCGGTCCGAGAAAAGCCGACGCGTCACTGAACCGCAAGTCGATGAATCGACGCGACAGGTTTGCGATGTAGCGAGTTACTCGGTTTTCCACGACCGACAAGCTAATGCAATCACTATATATCGAAGGCTGCGCCCTGCGGTCACTCAAAAGTCATCACGTAGACAGTGGAATAAGATTAAAATAAGAGGTAAATAAAAAGCTTCATCATGGACAAGAATTACCTTCGATCAGATCAAAGGCCATTCGaacccaaaaataaaaaaaaacacta
Above is a genomic segment from Musa acuminata AAA Group cultivar baxijiao chromosome BXJ3-4, Cavendish_Baxijiao_AAA, whole genome shotgun sequence containing:
- the LOC135636525 gene encoding brassinosteroid-responsive RING protein 1-like, with protein sequence MGFPVGYSELLLPRFLLHIALILGYVRRFIFRAFDAVGLGDLLDADAPWPENTGHRNLDHDDHHHHHGNLQQPRFRSVSAMLIQEALPVVRYEELAAAGQHVGGSCVVCLYDFEASEEVRRLSNCRHVFHRGCLDRWLEHDQRTCPLCRTPLVPEEMQVAIDDQMWAAAAVPDSYYDDFFFSFPFASASPPSPTLLLAHQLFSSS